A region from the Dinoroseobacter shibae DFL 12 = DSM 16493 genome encodes:
- a CDS encoding LPS-assembly protein LptD, with product MNRVALTRRLAAALAVWLALACWTGPVRAQEAQAPPAPATLVADRIVANPDGTLIAEGAVEIFYDGRSLKAERLTYDRLADTLEITGPIQLSSGPGFVLIASQAELGTDLQEGILQSARLVLDRQVQIAAVEIQRVNGRYTQLYNTVASSCEVCADRSVPLWQIRARRIVHDALERQIYFERAVFEVVGIPVLYLPQMRVPDPTLERATGFLFPNFRTTSALGVGVEIPYFIALGPDRDLTLSPQITTKDSRTLGLRYRQAFSRGNLTFEGAYTRDDLEEGDRGFATLFGAFDLGRDFVLSFDLETVSDDQYYRDYGFDDEDRIDSEIEISRTRRDALDRATASYFTTFREDEDNDTIPRFVLDGEITRRFDTPLIGGYAETSLSWLGLERPSDANEIGRDTRRLSLLGTWQRSWANDWGMVMTATGELAIDQFHVSQDTSFPDQQTRVTPTLAAELRWPFEKSNGATRTVIEPVAQLVWSRVSDVDVPNEDSTVAEFDEASLFDLNRFAGRDQVEGGWRANFGVGWTRFDASGWTTAVTVGRVLREDDNTALAPGASATERASDWLTTVQLSSPTGLALLNRAQFSSDLSINKNVLRMGWEDPLSALALSYTWLRASEAESRPADTNEFSVTGRRRFNDTWAGGLEFSYDFDASQAREADLSLEYRNECVLVELSVSRDFDTSLDLRSTTDFGITVSLLGFGRGDGAARTSRCGG from the coding sequence ATGAACCGCGTCGCCCTGACCCGCAGGCTCGCCGCGGCGCTGGCGGTCTGGCTCGCCCTGGCCTGCTGGACCGGCCCCGTCCGGGCGCAGGAGGCGCAGGCGCCGCCTGCTCCGGCCACGCTGGTGGCCGACCGGATCGTCGCGAACCCCGATGGGACGCTGATCGCCGAGGGGGCGGTCGAGATCTTCTATGATGGGCGAAGCCTGAAGGCCGAGCGGCTGACCTATGACCGGCTGGCCGACACGCTGGAGATCACGGGGCCGATCCAGCTCAGCTCCGGGCCGGGCTTCGTGCTGATCGCGTCCCAGGCGGAGCTGGGTACCGACCTGCAAGAGGGCATCCTGCAAAGCGCGCGACTTGTGCTGGACCGGCAGGTGCAGATCGCGGCGGTGGAGATCCAGCGGGTCAACGGGCGCTACACCCAGCTTTACAACACCGTCGCGTCAAGCTGCGAGGTCTGCGCCGACCGGTCCGTGCCCCTCTGGCAGATCCGCGCCCGGCGCATCGTCCATGACGCGCTGGAGCGGCAGATCTATTTCGAGCGCGCGGTGTTCGAGGTGGTGGGCATCCCCGTGCTTTACCTGCCGCAGATGCGCGTACCCGACCCGACCCTGGAGCGCGCAACGGGGTTCCTGTTTCCGAATTTCCGAACCACCAGTGCGCTGGGGGTCGGCGTCGAGATCCCCTATTTCATTGCGCTGGGACCGGACCGCGACCTGACGCTCAGCCCGCAGATCACCACGAAGGATTCGCGCACGCTTGGCCTGCGGTACAGGCAGGCGTTTTCGCGGGGAAACCTGACCTTCGAGGGGGCCTATACCCGCGACGATCTGGAAGAGGGCGATCGCGGGTTCGCCACCCTGTTCGGCGCCTTCGACCTGGGCCGGGATTTCGTGCTGTCGTTCGATCTCGAGACCGTGTCGGACGACCAGTATTACCGCGATTACGGCTTCGATGACGAGGACCGGATCGACAGCGAGATCGAGATTTCGCGCACCCGCCGGGATGCGCTGGACCGGGCGACCGCATCCTATTTCACCACCTTCCGGGAGGACGAGGATAACGACACCATCCCGCGCTTCGTGCTGGATGGCGAGATCACGCGCCGCTTCGACACGCCGCTGATCGGGGGATATGCCGAGACCTCCCTGTCCTGGCTGGGCCTGGAACGGCCTTCGGATGCCAACGAGATCGGGCGCGACACGCGGCGGCTGAGCCTGCTGGGCACCTGGCAGCGCAGCTGGGCCAACGACTGGGGCATGGTGATGACGGCCACGGGCGAGCTGGCGATCGACCAGTTCCACGTTTCGCAGGATACCAGCTTTCCCGACCAGCAGACCCGGGTGACACCGACACTGGCCGCCGAGCTGCGCTGGCCCTTCGAGAAGAGCAATGGCGCCACCCGCACGGTGATCGAGCCGGTGGCCCAGCTGGTCTGGTCGCGGGTGTCGGACGTGGATGTGCCCAACGAGGACAGCACCGTGGCCGAGTTCGACGAGGCCAGCCTGTTCGACCTGAACCGGTTCGCCGGGCGCGATCAGGTCGAAGGCGGCTGGCGCGCCAATTTCGGCGTCGGCTGGACCCGGTTCGACGCCAGCGGCTGGACCACCGCCGTGACCGTGGGCCGGGTGCTGCGCGAGGATGACAACACCGCGCTGGCCCCGGGCGCGTCGGCGACCGAACGGGCGTCGGACTGGCTGACCACGGTGCAGCTGTCTTCGCCCACGGGCCTGGCGCTGCTGAACCGGGCGCAGTTCAGCTCGGATCTGTCGATCAACAAGAACGTGCTGCGGATGGGCTGGGAAGATCCGCTGAGCGCGCTGGCGCTGTCCTACACCTGGCTGCGGGCGTCGGAAGCCGAATCGCGGCCCGCCGATACCAACGAGTTCAGCGTGACCGGGCGGCGCCGGTTCAACGACACCTGGGCCGGCGGGCTCGAATTCAGCTATGATTTCGACGCCTCCCAGGCCCGGGAGGCGGATCTGAGCCTTGAGTACCGCAATGAATGCGTGTTGGTGGAGCTCTCGGTATCGCGGGATTTCGACACCTCGCTTGATTTGCGCTCGACCACGGATTTTGGCATCACGGTCTCGTTGCTCGGCTTCGGCCGTGGCGACGGTGCCGCGCGGACATCGCGCTGCGGCGGATAA
- a CDS encoding helix-turn-helix domain-containing protein — MIGRKTPRTEDDTPNLKGFDDYDLSLGDVMRGERATLNKSLLDVQRELRIKAPYIVAIENADPAVFETPGFIAGYVRSYSRYLGLDPDWAFQKFCEESGFAGVHGMQPEANTARSDAARPAAKRGWRRNRIEEDPVLASATALMPQRTALFDGFNAGALGSLIVLAALLGGLGYGGYAILQEVQRVTLTPVDAPPDAVVDVDPLAEAALARPGYETAGVRAPSTSALSRLYRPEALEVPVMTPRDGPIATIDPNSIGVWRPSVTTPPTPTQLAEAGPDDTPAVQVVAPTPPAVAIVATNPAWVRVRAADGSILLERILETGESFVLPNSEAPPTLRAGNSGAVYFMVDGQTFGPAGAPGAVASNVILSRETLSTTFAAADLDADPDLREVIATAEARLTADPADLPPAE, encoded by the coding sequence ATGATCGGGCGCAAGACACCGCGCACGGAAGATGACACGCCGAACCTGAAAGGGTTCGACGATTATGACCTGTCGCTTGGCGACGTGATGCGCGGCGAACGCGCCACCCTGAACAAGTCGCTCCTCGACGTGCAGCGCGAATTGCGCATCAAGGCCCCCTATATCGTCGCCATCGAGAATGCCGATCCGGCAGTGTTCGAAACGCCCGGGTTCATCGCCGGCTACGTGCGGTCCTATTCGCGCTATCTCGGGCTCGACCCGGACTGGGCATTCCAGAAATTCTGCGAGGAGAGCGGCTTTGCCGGGGTCCACGGGATGCAGCCCGAGGCCAACACTGCCCGCAGTGACGCAGCCCGACCCGCGGCCAAGCGCGGCTGGCGCCGCAACCGGATCGAGGAAGACCCGGTCCTGGCCTCCGCCACCGCGCTCATGCCTCAGAGAACCGCGCTTTTCGACGGGTTCAACGCGGGCGCACTGGGCTCGCTGATCGTGCTTGCCGCCCTTCTCGGCGGGCTCGGCTATGGCGGCTACGCCATATTGCAGGAGGTGCAGCGCGTCACCCTGACCCCGGTCGATGCGCCGCCCGACGCGGTGGTCGATGTCGACCCGCTGGCCGAAGCGGCGCTCGCGCGACCGGGATACGAGACCGCGGGCGTGCGCGCGCCCAGCACGAGCGCGCTGTCGCGGCTCTACCGGCCCGAGGCGCTGGAAGTGCCGGTGATGACCCCGCGCGACGGCCCCATCGCCACCATCGACCCCAATTCAATCGGCGTCTGGCGTCCCTCGGTCACCACGCCGCCCACGCCCACGCAACTGGCCGAGGCGGGCCCCGACGACACCCCCGCGGTGCAGGTCGTGGCACCCACGCCTCCCGCCGTGGCCATCGTCGCCACCAACCCGGCCTGGGTTCGGGTGCGCGCGGCCGACGGCTCGATCCTGCTGGAACGAATCCTGGAGACCGGCGAGAGCTTCGTGCTGCCGAACTCGGAGGCCCCGCCCACCTTGCGCGCGGGCAATTCCGGCGCGGTGTATTTCATGGTTGATGGCCAGACCTTCGGGCCCGCAGGGGCACCGGGGGCGGTCGCCTCCAATGTGATATTGTCGCGCGAAACCCTCAGCACCACCTTCGCCGCCGCCGATCTCGATGCCGATCCGGACCTGCGCGAGGTCATCGCCACCGCCGAGGCGCGGCTCACCGCGGATCCGGCCGATCTGCCGCCGGCCGAATAG
- the hemA gene encoding 5-aminolevulinate synthase, which yields MDYTGHLDTALQRLHDEGRYRTFIDIARTKDAFPRAVWTRPDGQKQDITVWCGNDYLGMGQHPVVLAAMHEALDATGAGSGGTRNISGTTVYHNALEEELADLHGKEAALLFTSAYIANDATLSTLPILFPGLHIISDALNHASMIQGIRHGNCPKHIFRHNDLTHLREILESLPADAPKVIAFESVYSMDGDFGPIEAICDLADAFGALTYIDEVHAVGMYGPRGAGVCEKLGLMDRIDIINGTLGKAFGVMGGYIAASAKMVDAVRSYAPGFIFTTSIPPAVAAGAAASVRHLKTDTARREAHQMGAKILKMRLKGLGLPIIDHGSHIVPVHVGDPVKCKMISDRLLSEHGIYVQPINFPTVPRGTERLRFTPSPVHTPEMISKLVHAMDDLWSHCALSRRELSA from the coding sequence TTGGACTATACCGGCCATCTCGACACCGCCCTGCAACGCCTGCACGACGAAGGCCGCTACCGCACGTTCATCGACATTGCGCGCACCAAGGACGCGTTTCCGCGCGCGGTCTGGACCCGCCCCGACGGGCAGAAGCAGGACATCACCGTCTGGTGCGGCAACGACTATCTCGGCATGGGCCAGCATCCGGTCGTGCTCGCCGCCATGCACGAGGCGCTGGATGCCACCGGCGCAGGCTCCGGCGGGACACGCAACATCTCCGGCACGACGGTCTATCACAACGCGCTGGAGGAGGAGCTGGCCGATCTGCACGGCAAGGAAGCCGCGCTGCTCTTCACCTCCGCCTATATCGCCAATGATGCGACGCTCTCGACCCTGCCGATCCTGTTTCCCGGCCTGCATATCATCTCGGACGCGCTGAACCACGCATCGATGATCCAGGGCATCCGCCACGGCAACTGCCCCAAGCATATCTTCCGCCACAACGACCTGACCCATCTGCGCGAGATCCTCGAAAGCCTGCCCGCCGACGCGCCCAAGGTCATCGCGTTCGAATCCGTCTACTCGATGGATGGCGATTTCGGCCCGATCGAGGCGATCTGCGATCTGGCCGACGCGTTCGGCGCGCTCACCTATATCGACGAGGTTCACGCGGTCGGCATGTACGGCCCCCGCGGCGCGGGTGTGTGCGAAAAGCTCGGCCTGATGGACCGGATCGACATCATCAACGGCACGCTGGGCAAGGCGTTCGGCGTCATGGGCGGCTATATCGCGGCCTCGGCCAAGATGGTGGATGCAGTGCGCTCCTACGCGCCCGGCTTCATCTTCACCACCTCGATCCCGCCCGCGGTCGCGGCGGGGGCGGCGGCCTCCGTGCGGCACCTGAAAACCGACACCGCCCGGCGCGAGGCGCACCAGATGGGCGCGAAGATCCTGAAGATGCGGCTCAAGGGGCTTGGCCTGCCGATCATCGACCATGGCAGCCATATCGTGCCCGTCCATGTGGGCGATCCGGTTAAATGCAAGATGATCTCCGACCGGCTGCTCTCCGAGCACGGCATCTATGTCCAGCCGATCAACTTCCCCACGGTCCCCCGCGGCACCGAGCGTCTGCGCTTCACCCCGTCGCCCGTGCACACGCCCGAGATGATCTCGAAGCTCGTGCATGCCATGGACGATCTGTGGAGCCATTGCGCCCTGTCGCGCCGGGAGCTCAGCGCCTGA
- the ispG gene encoding flavodoxin-dependent (E)-4-hydroxy-3-methylbut-2-enyl-diphosphate synthase — protein sequence MSHNAIRPWRNIYRRKSRQIHVGPVPIGGDAPIAVQTMTNTLTTDIPGTIAQVQAAADAGADIVRVSVPDVDSSRALKEIVRESPVPIVADIHFHYKRGIEAAEAGAACLRINPGNIGDEKRVKEVIKAARDNNCSMRIGVNAGSLEKHLLDKYAEPCPEAMVESALDHIKILQDNDFHEFKISCKASDVFLSAAAYQALADATDAPLHLGITEAGGLMSGTIKSAIGLGNLLWMGIGDTIRVSLSADPVEEIKVGYDILKSLGLRHRGVNVISCPSCARQGFDVIKTVEALEQRLEHIKTPMSLSIIGCVVNGPGEALMTDVGFTGGGAGSGMVYLAGKQSHKMSNEQMIDHIVEQVEKRAAELDAIEAAEAAQDAAREPAE from the coding sequence ATGTCGCATAACGCAATTCGTCCCTGGCGCAACATCTACCGCCGGAAGTCGCGCCAGATCCATGTCGGCCCCGTGCCCATCGGCGGCGATGCCCCGATCGCGGTGCAGACCATGACAAACACCCTGACCACCGACATTCCCGGCACCATCGCCCAGGTGCAGGCCGCCGCCGATGCCGGGGCGGATATCGTCCGCGTCTCGGTGCCCGATGTCGACAGCTCCCGCGCCTTGAAGGAGATCGTCCGCGAAAGCCCCGTGCCGATCGTTGCGGACATCCATTTCCACTACAAACGCGGGATCGAGGCCGCCGAAGCCGGTGCCGCCTGCCTGCGGATCAACCCGGGCAATATCGGCGACGAAAAGCGCGTCAAGGAGGTCATCAAGGCCGCCCGCGACAACAATTGCTCGATGCGGATCGGCGTGAACGCGGGCTCGCTGGAAAAACACCTGCTCGACAAATATGCCGAGCCCTGTCCCGAGGCCATGGTCGAGTCGGCGCTCGATCATATCAAGATCCTGCAGGACAACGACTTTCACGAGTTCAAGATCTCCTGCAAGGCCTCCGACGTGTTCCTCTCGGCCGCCGCCTACCAGGCGCTTGCGGACGCCACGGACGCGCCGCTCCATCTCGGGATCACCGAGGCAGGCGGGCTGATGTCCGGCACGATCAAGTCCGCCATCGGGCTCGGCAACCTGCTCTGGATGGGGATCGGCGACACGATCCGCGTCAGCCTCTCCGCCGACCCGGTCGAAGAGATCAAGGTCGGCTATGACATCCTCAAATCCCTCGGCCTGCGCCACCGTGGCGTCAATGTGATCTCCTGCCCGTCCTGCGCGCGGCAGGGCTTCGATGTGATCAAGACCGTCGAGGCGCTGGAACAGCGGCTCGAACACATCAAGACGCCTATGAGCCTCTCGATCATCGGCTGCGTGGTGAACGGACCGGGCGAGGCGCTGATGACCGATGTGGGCTTCACCGGCGGCGGCGCCGGGTCGGGCATGGTCTATCTCGCGGGCAAACAGAGCCACAAGATGTCCAACGAGCAGATGATCGACCATATCGTCGAGCAGGTGGAAAAGAGAGCCGCCGAACTCGACGCGATCGAAGCCGCCGAGGCTGCGCAGGACGCCGCCCGCGAACCGGCAGAATAA
- the pdxA gene encoding 4-hydroxythreonine-4-phosphate dehydrogenase PdxA, producing MTGAPIALSCGEPAGVGPEIAAKAWAALGQSLPFFMIGDPAHLAAHAPETPCVVISDPAEAPAAAARGVPVLAQPFRGALTPGKPNPDHAQGVIDAIARGVDLARSGAAAALCTAPIHKKALQDGAGFGFPGHTEYLAHLGGDVPVVMMLACPELRVVPATIHIALRDVAAALTPALLEEVIRVTRAGLQRDFGIPAPRLAIAGLNPHAGEGGAMGDEELIWIAPLLDKLRAEGFELRGPLSADTMFHAGARAGYDAAVAMYHDQALIPIKTVDFAGGVNVTLGLPFIRTSPDHGTALDIAGQDRADPTSLIAALRMAKDMARRRGG from the coding sequence ATGACCGGCGCCCCGATTGCGCTGAGCTGCGGCGAGCCTGCGGGCGTGGGCCCGGAGATCGCGGCCAAGGCCTGGGCCGCGCTCGGGCAGAGCCTGCCGTTTTTCATGATCGGCGACCCGGCGCATCTGGCCGCCCATGCGCCGGAGACGCCTTGCGTGGTGATCTCCGACCCCGCGGAGGCGCCCGCGGCGGCGGCACGCGGCGTGCCGGTTCTGGCCCAGCCGTTTCGCGGCGCACTCACCCCGGGCAAGCCCAATCCCGACCATGCCCAGGGGGTGATCGACGCGATTGCGCGGGGGGTCGATCTGGCCCGGTCCGGGGCGGCGGCGGCGCTGTGTACCGCGCCCATTCACAAGAAGGCGTTGCAGGACGGGGCGGGCTTCGGGTTTCCGGGGCATACGGAATACCTCGCCCATCTCGGCGGCGATGTGCCGGTAGTGATGATGCTGGCCTGTCCCGAGCTGCGGGTGGTGCCCGCGACGATCCATATCGCCCTGCGCGACGTGGCCGCCGCATTGACACCTGCCCTGCTGGAGGAGGTGATCCGCGTCACCCGCGCCGGGTTGCAGCGGGATTTCGGCATCCCCGCGCCGCGGCTGGCCATTGCCGGGCTGAACCCCCATGCGGGCGAAGGCGGGGCGATGGGCGACGAGGAGCTGATCTGGATCGCGCCCCTGCTGGACAAGCTGCGCGCGGAAGGGTTCGAGCTGCGCGGGCCGCTCTCGGCGGATACGATGTTTCATGCGGGGGCGCGGGCGGGCTATGACGCGGCGGTTGCGATGTATCACGACCAGGCGCTGATCCCGATCAAGACGGTGGATTTCGCGGGCGGGGTTAATGTCACGCTGGGGCTGCCGTTCATCCGCACATCGCCCGATCATGGCACGGCGCTGGACATTGCGGGACAGGACCGTGCCGACCCCACCAGCCTGATCGCGGCGCTGCGCATGGCCAAGGACATGGCCCGGCGGCGGGGCGGCTGA
- the lptG gene encoding LPS export ABC transporter permease LptG — MTLQWYFARRFVMSFLSMLGIFAGLIWMTDTVESLRSLSSDDFGLQEAAALALLQLPATIYEVIPLIMVLATITLFLKMARTSELIVTRAAGRSAIRSLIAPVIVAGLIGGIGISVLNPIVAATSRIAEETRDEVRGRATSVLALSSEGLWLRQAAPEGQIVIHAAGASLGGTILYDVTFLRFDADALPIERVAASRAELVPGAWDLTGVKVWDLTGRLNPEAGVRTSAWMQVPSDLTLDQIRDSFGDPSAIPIWELPAFIDQLEAAGFAALSHRVWLHTELASPVFLVAMVLIGAAFTMRHTRFGRTGLMVLFAVLLGFSMYFLKSFAQVLGEAGKIPVLAAAWFPPLAGVFLSLALLLHQEDG; from the coding sequence ATGACCCTGCAATGGTATTTCGCGCGCCGCTTCGTGATGAGCTTTCTGTCGATGCTGGGGATCTTCGCCGGGCTGATCTGGATGACCGACACGGTCGAATCCCTGCGCAGCCTGTCGAGCGACGATTTCGGGTTGCAGGAGGCCGCGGCGCTGGCGCTGCTGCAACTGCCGGCCACGATCTACGAGGTCATCCCGCTGATCATGGTGCTGGCCACGATCACCCTGTTTCTGAAGATGGCGCGCACCTCCGAGCTGATCGTGACCCGCGCGGCGGGGCGCTCGGCCATCCGCAGCCTGATCGCGCCGGTGATCGTGGCCGGGCTGATCGGCGGGATCGGAATCAGCGTGCTCAACCCCATCGTCGCCGCCACCTCGCGGATCGCGGAGGAAACCCGCGACGAGGTGCGGGGCCGCGCAACCAGTGTGCTGGCGCTCAGCAGCGAGGGGCTGTGGCTGCGCCAGGCCGCCCCCGAGGGACAGATCGTGATCCACGCGGCCGGGGCGAGCCTGGGGGGCACGATCCTTTATGACGTCACCTTCCTGCGGTTCGATGCAGATGCCCTTCCGATCGAGCGGGTGGCGGCCAGCCGGGCGGAGCTGGTGCCCGGCGCCTGGGATCTGACCGGGGTCAAGGTCTGGGATCTGACCGGGCGGCTGAACCCCGAGGCAGGCGTCCGGACGAGCGCGTGGATGCAGGTGCCCTCGGACCTGACCCTCGACCAGATCCGCGACAGTTTCGGAGACCCCTCGGCCATTCCGATCTGGGAGCTGCCCGCCTTCATCGACCAGCTTGAGGCGGCAGGTTTCGCAGCGCTCAGTCACCGGGTCTGGCTGCATACGGAGCTGGCCTCCCCGGTCTTTCTGGTCGCGATGGTGCTGATCGGGGCGGCGTTCACCATGCGGCACACGCGGTTCGGGCGCACGGGGTTGATGGTGCTTTTCGCGGTGCTGCTGGGGTTCTCGATGTATTTTCTGAAGAGCTTCGCGCAGGTCCTTGGCGAGGCTGGAAAAATCCCGGTTCTGGCTGCCGCGTGGTTTCCGCCGCTCGCGGGGGTGTTCCTGTCTCTGGCCTTGCTGCTGCACCAGGAGGACGGATGA
- the rsmA gene encoding 16S rRNA (adenine(1518)-N(6)/adenine(1519)-N(6))-dimethyltransferase RsmA has protein sequence MAQIDGLPPLREVIAAHKLSAKKSLGQNFLLDLNLTARIARVPGDLSGADVLEVGPGPGGLTRGLLAEGARKVLAIEKDARCLPALQQIAAAYPGRLEVIEGDALEVDATAYLSPPIHIAANLPYNVGTELLVRWLTPPDWPPFWRTLTLMFQREVAERIVAKPGSKAYGRLAILAQWRAEAEIALTLPPQAFIPAPKVHSAVVHLRARTEPRYPADAAVLSRVVATAFNQRRKMLRASLKGLTPGIEDHLAAVGIDPTRRAETLSLEEFCALARQIAAG, from the coding sequence ATGGCGCAGATCGACGGGTTGCCGCCCCTGCGCGAGGTGATCGCGGCCCATAAGCTGTCGGCGAAGAAATCCCTGGGCCAGAACTTCCTGCTGGATCTGAACCTGACGGCGCGGATCGCCCGGGTGCCGGGGGATCTGAGCGGCGCGGATGTGCTGGAGGTCGGGCCGGGGCCCGGCGGGCTGACACGGGGGCTGTTGGCCGAAGGCGCGCGCAAGGTGCTGGCCATCGAGAAGGACGCGCGCTGCCTGCCGGCGCTGCAGCAGATCGCGGCGGCCTACCCCGGGCGGCTGGAGGTGATCGAGGGTGACGCGCTGGAGGTGGATGCCACGGCCTACCTGAGCCCGCCGATTCATATCGCGGCGAACCTGCCTTATAACGTGGGCACGGAATTGCTGGTGCGCTGGTTGACGCCGCCGGATTGGCCACCCTTCTGGCGCACGCTGACGCTGATGTTCCAGCGGGAGGTGGCGGAGCGGATCGTGGCGAAACCCGGCTCCAAGGCCTACGGGCGGCTGGCGATCCTGGCGCAGTGGCGGGCCGAGGCAGAGATCGCGCTGACCCTGCCGCCGCAAGCGTTCATTCCCGCACCGAAAGTGCATTCCGCTGTCGTTCATCTGCGCGCACGCACGGAACCGCGCTATCCCGCCGATGCGGCGGTGCTGAGCCGGGTGGTGGCGACCGCGTTCAACCAGCGGCGCAAGATGCTGCGCGCAAGCCTCAAGGGGCTGACACCGGGGATCGAGGATCACCTGGCCGCCGTGGGCATCGACCCGACGCGGCGGGCCGAGACCTTGAGCCTGGAGGAATTCTGCGCCCTGGCAAGGCAGATTGCGGCGGGCTGA
- a CDS encoding peptidylprolyl isomerase, with protein MRVISTALLALAMLIGQPATSQAQTFGPVITVNNEGISGYELEQREKFVTALRLPGDPARLAREGLIEDKLKLQAARAAGLEIGIDELELGLEEFASRANLTTEQFIAALADEGVAPETFRDFVRADLVWRELIRQRFGPRARVSDAEVERALALQGAASGARIRVAEIIIPTPPDRRVEAETLAANIRERVQTTAQFSEAAQRFSAASSRANGGLRDWIAVSELPPGLAQRLLTLGPGDVSDPVPLGDQAIALFQVRGFQESAARAPSTVSVDLARLPLPADPEAAARLRARLAAEIDVCDDLYGLARDLPEGSLRREVLAAAEIPSDIATALAGLDNQESTEIARAGGREHIMLCTRTTALEEDDEGTLRRQLLNQRLGSYAANYLQELLAEATIQ; from the coding sequence ATGCGCGTCATATCCACCGCCCTGCTCGCCCTTGCGATGCTGATCGGTCAGCCGGCGACCAGCCAGGCGCAGACCTTCGGTCCGGTGATCACGGTCAACAACGAAGGGATCAGCGGCTACGAGCTGGAGCAGCGGGAGAAGTTCGTCACCGCCCTGCGGCTGCCGGGCGATCCGGCGCGGCTGGCCCGCGAGGGGCTGATCGAGGACAAGCTCAAGCTGCAGGCGGCGCGCGCGGCCGGTCTGGAGATCGGGATCGACGAGCTGGAGCTGGGGCTGGAGGAGTTCGCCAGCCGCGCCAACCTGACCACCGAACAGTTCATCGCCGCGCTGGCCGACGAGGGTGTGGCCCCCGAGACGTTTCGCGATTTCGTGCGGGCCGACCTGGTGTGGCGGGAGCTGATCCGCCAGCGGTTCGGTCCCCGCGCGCGCGTGTCGGATGCCGAGGTCGAGCGCGCGCTGGCGCTGCAGGGGGCGGCCTCCGGGGCGCGCATCCGGGTGGCCGAGATCATCATCCCGACCCCGCCCGACCGGCGGGTGGAGGCCGAAACGCTTGCTGCGAACATCCGCGAGCGGGTCCAGACCACGGCGCAGTTCTCCGAGGCGGCGCAGCGGTTCTCGGCGGCGTCGTCGCGCGCCAATGGCGGCTTGCGCGACTGGATCGCGGTCTCGGAGCTGCCGCCGGGGCTGGCGCAGCGATTGCTGACCCTGGGGCCGGGCGACGTGTCGGACCCGGTGCCCCTGGGCGACCAGGCGATCGCGCTGTTCCAGGTGCGCGGCTTCCAGGAAAGCGCCGCCCGCGCGCCCAGCACGGTCTCGGTGGACCTTGCGCGCCTGCCCTTGCCCGCGGACCCGGAGGCGGCCGCCCGGCTGCGCGCGCGTCTGGCGGCGGAGATCGACGTCTGCGACGACCTCTATGGGCTGGCGCGGGACCTGCCCGAGGGCAGCTTGCGGCGCGAGGTATTGGCCGCGGCGGAGATCCCGAGCGACATCGCCACGGCGCTCGCCGGTCTCGACAACCAGGAGAGCACCGAGATCGCCCGCGCCGGGGGCCGCGAGCATATCATGCTCTGCACCCGGACCACGGCGCTGGAAGAGGACGACGAGGGCACCCTGCGGCGACAGCTGCTGAACCAGCGGCTCGGGTCCTACGCGGCGAACTACCTGCAGGAACTGCTCGCCGAAGCCACGATCCAATGA